From Punica granatum isolate Tunisia-2019 chromosome 1, ASM765513v2, whole genome shotgun sequence:
GTACGGAACCAGCAGCAGTAACCTCCAAACCTCCAAAAGTATAAACCTTTAATCCCCTTTCAAATTGAACACCTTCACCCCCTACACAATTCTCTTACTCTCCCTTGATTTGCCTGCGATTGCATCCATTTTTGGAACCCTTGGCCCATCTTTGATCCGTCATGTAAACTGCCGATTCCCAATCTAAACCGCAGATACGGGCAGTCAATCATCTAATAATATTGCTCCTTGGAATGTCACAAGTAGGAGACTTGACCATAGTCAAGGTAAAGTGGACTTTGCAGCAATATGTACGCTCTTTACAAGAACTGCTTAATACAGACGAATTCATAATAGCGGCATCTACTCAGTCAAGCTAATTACAGTCAAAGCAGAAGCTCAGTACCTTTTCGAATGGAGAATATCTTTGGCTAGGGAAAGGATGGGCCTGATGTCTCTGAGAATCTCCTCCTCCTTATCCTTCCACTTCCTGTAATCGGGATCGTCCCACCGGTGGAACCTCGGAGGCTCCTTGGCAGTCAGAAGCACCGTGGCCGTGCTGTCCGCGGAAGGGACCTGCCCCTCCGGCTTGGCCGGCTCCGTGGAGAATGAAGCGGTCGCGAAAGCAGCTGCACAACAGGGGCGGCGCGGCGGGGGAAGAGCCTGGGCAGCGAGACGATGGTGGAGTCGGAGGCGGAGGAGCGGCGCGCCCCTCAGTAGCAGAGGAGCAGCTGCCATGTTTGCCGAAGAAGTTCGGAGGTGCTACTGCCCTGCCGCTTCGTGCTCTGCTCGAGTCGAGTTCTTGTTCAGCTCAGGTCCGAGCCGGCGGTTCAGGATACTAGGTAGGGGACGGGAGGATCATCAGCGGCCCACAAGCGTATGATCAAGCGGTGGAGATAGCTGATTTGGCGGGCGGTGGTCCCCAGTACAGCAGAAAGGAAAGGAGTATGCCTTGGATTGAGAGCGCTGctgttaaaaagaaaatcaatatataactaaaatggTTAATAAAAGAGTTACAAATCaataaaaccctaaaattCTATCACGAACTATAAAAACTTTCAATTTGATAACAGTTCTAATATGGCGTcaaattttccattaatttgGATGGAATTAAGGTTACAGAGGGCGTTGACGACCCCAATCGGGGGAGGACACTAGTGATCCCAATCAGGAGAGTGGTGGTCGGAATTAAGGCCCTCATTTTTCGGAATCAAGAGAAccttcaaattaaaaattctctcaattctGACTGGTGGAGTCACGACTATCACCCCCCGATTGGAGTCGTCGGCGCTCTCTATTACCTCGATTCCgtccaaattaacgaaaaatttagcgtcgtgctagaattgtttTCAAAAGTTTATGCATTCTTAggttaaggaaaaaatttcgtgctagaattattaaaatgtgaaaattttgtacttttttttgttattaaccctaACTAAAATTTACTTGGGTACACAATAAATGAGATTTGGTGCATAATGCttagaagaaaatattaaaaatatggacaaagaaaattaaaggacaaagataataattaaaaacttttaattaatGCAATTAATGTATCAAAATGTCCCACTCattatgtaaaattaaaagaaaattaaaagaatatggaaattaaaattaaaaatggagaataataattgaaaatatttaataaatgcaattaaatgcACCTAAAAAGCTCttacttaataaaattaaggtAAACTG
This genomic window contains:
- the LOC116192186 gene encoding protein DCL, chloroplastic produces the protein MAAAPLLLRGAPLLRLRLHHRLAAQALPPPRRPCCAAAFATASFSTEPAKPEGQVPSADSTATVLLTAKEPPRFHRWDDPDYRKWKDKEEEILRDIRPILSLAKDILHSKRYLDGERLAAEDETVIVEKLLSYHPRCDDKIGCGLDGIMVDRHPQFRRSRCLFVVRTDGGWIDFSYQKCLRAYVRAKYPSYAERFIKEHFKRGSG